From a single Planctellipticum variicoloris genomic region:
- a CDS encoding UbiA family prenyltransferase, with protein sequence MYAILQLLRLPTVFTAMADIFLGYVLTHRGLDPWPQFVGLLAASCGLYLAGMVFNDIFDRVQDAAERPNRPIPSGRVSLQTAILLGVGLMTAGVASAAMVGPSSLQIAALLVVAILGYDSFLKRTPAGPLAMGACRFLNVMLGASEFPWLASTMMWARPQIACAIGLGIYIVGVTLFAKTEARQSNRGILAAALVLMNAGLGVLVWLLLTWPAEMRPAIPLAMIAFAAFTVNRHAIRAVMNPAPEHVQPVIKLALLSLIMFDAALVLWHTGDAILALAVALLVVPALSLSRWIRMT encoded by the coding sequence ATGTACGCCATCTTGCAGTTGCTCCGATTGCCCACCGTCTTCACTGCGATGGCCGATATTTTTCTGGGCTACGTGCTGACGCACCGCGGCCTCGATCCGTGGCCGCAGTTCGTCGGGCTGCTGGCCGCTTCCTGCGGGCTCTACCTCGCGGGCATGGTCTTCAACGACATCTTCGACCGCGTGCAGGATGCCGCCGAGCGGCCGAATCGCCCGATCCCTTCCGGGCGCGTCTCGCTCCAGACGGCGATTCTGCTCGGCGTCGGCCTGATGACCGCCGGCGTCGCTTCTGCGGCGATGGTGGGTCCCTCCAGCCTGCAGATCGCGGCACTGCTGGTCGTCGCAATCCTCGGCTATGACAGCTTTCTGAAGCGGACCCCGGCCGGCCCGCTGGCGATGGGCGCCTGCCGATTTCTCAATGTCATGCTGGGCGCCAGCGAATTCCCCTGGCTCGCCTCGACCATGATGTGGGCCCGTCCCCAGATCGCCTGCGCGATCGGCCTGGGAATCTACATCGTCGGCGTGACCCTGTTCGCGAAGACCGAAGCCCGGCAGAGCAACCGCGGAATCCTCGCCGCCGCCCTCGTCCTCATGAACGCGGGGCTCGGCGTGCTGGTCTGGCTGCTGCTGACCTGGCCCGCGGAGATGCGTCCGGCGATCCCCCTGGCGATGATCGCCTTCGCCGCCTTCACGGTCAACAGGCACGCAATTCGAGCGGTGATGAACCCGGCCCCCGAGCACGTCCAGCCGGTGATCAAGCTGGCGCTCCTGTCGCTGATCATGTTCGACGCCGCCCTGGTTCTCTGGCACACCGGAGACGCCATCCTGGCGCTGGCCGTCGCGCTCCTGGTCGTCCCGGCGCTGAGCCTCAGCCGCTGGATCCGCATGACCTGA
- a CDS encoding inositol-3-phosphate synthase: protein MSGRKTGVWLVGAWGGVATTVVAGLLALKRGLTETTGLVTTLPPFDKLGLAGWDELVIGGHEIRDTNYVAEAGQLHEQSHVFAPAMMQAIREDLEAIDKDIRPGTLHGVGPKIVSLAGVDALHHQSESAGAAVTRLAADMHDFQKRHQLDKVIVVNVSSTEPPISDEARTLTWDQVEQQLVTGAACPLPASSLYAIAAFRQKFPYVNFTPSAGSDLPSLMEFALRQKVVHVGRDGKTGETLMKAVLAPMFAARNLKVMSWVGHNIFGNLDGKVLDDPVNKANKVRSKDHLLTEILGYKPQTLVSIEYIESMGDWKTAWDHIHFKGFLGTPMVLQFTWQGCDSLLAAPLVIDLIRLTEREARRGKAGVMSHLASFFKSPMGCDEPAFALQFQELRQWAETVSAEG from the coding sequence ATGTCGGGGCGGAAGACGGGGGTGTGGCTGGTCGGTGCGTGGGGCGGAGTCGCCACGACGGTGGTGGCGGGACTCCTGGCTCTCAAACGCGGACTGACTGAAACCACGGGCCTGGTAACGACCCTCCCCCCCTTCGACAAGCTCGGTCTCGCCGGCTGGGATGAACTGGTCATCGGCGGACACGAGATCCGCGACACCAACTACGTGGCGGAAGCCGGTCAGCTCCACGAACAGTCTCACGTCTTTGCGCCCGCCATGATGCAGGCGATTCGGGAAGACCTGGAAGCGATCGACAAAGACATCCGTCCCGGCACGCTGCATGGCGTCGGTCCCAAGATTGTCTCGCTCGCGGGCGTCGATGCGCTGCATCACCAGTCGGAATCGGCAGGCGCCGCAGTCACGCGGCTCGCCGCCGACATGCACGACTTCCAGAAGCGGCACCAGCTCGACAAGGTCATCGTCGTCAACGTCTCATCGACGGAGCCCCCGATCTCCGACGAAGCCCGCACCCTCACCTGGGATCAGGTCGAGCAGCAGCTCGTCACCGGCGCCGCCTGCCCGCTGCCGGCCAGTTCGCTCTACGCCATCGCCGCCTTCCGGCAGAAGTTCCCCTACGTGAACTTCACCCCCTCGGCGGGAAGCGACCTGCCGTCGCTGATGGAGTTTGCGCTGCGGCAGAAGGTGGTCCACGTCGGCCGGGACGGCAAGACGGGCGAAACGCTGATGAAGGCGGTGTTGGCGCCGATGTTCGCCGCCCGCAATTTGAAGGTGATGAGCTGGGTCGGGCACAACATCTTCGGCAACCTCGACGGCAAAGTCCTGGACGACCCCGTCAACAAGGCGAACAAGGTCCGCTCGAAGGACCACCTGCTCACCGAAATCCTCGGCTACAAACCGCAGACGCTGGTCTCGATCGAATACATCGAATCGATGGGAGACTGGAAAACGGCCTGGGATCACATCCACTTCAAAGGCTTCCTCGGAACGCCGATGGTCCTGCAGTTCACCTGGCAGGGCTGCGACTCGCTGCTGGCCGCCCCGCTGGTCATCGACCTGATCCGGCTGACCGAGCGGGAAGCCCGCCGGGGCAAAGCCGGCGTCATGTCGCACCTGGCCTCGTTCTTCAAAAGCCCGATGGGCTGCGACGAACCGGCATTCGCCCTGCAGTTCCAGGAACTGCGCCAATGGGCAGAGACAGTCTCAGCCGAAGGTTGA
- a CDS encoding DUF1338 domain-containing protein: MNDVDVRGPHAWIPVESARDELLARFLDRLWRRYRERVPYVRIYEELIASHGGTFVNDHIAFRTLACQQPFCGIPSLSRLFEAFGYEAAGCYQFPDKHLSAIHLQHPNGLFPKLFISELQMGKLPAEIRRPLRKSLQTHRPALSDELLDRVATPDSRDLELLQLCTDWIETLPWAPPEESDLLAVNAASQYGAWVLGHGYNVNHFTALINSQNSPALADIEQTVRALQQAGVPVKSEIEGAPRSKLRQTATSAAAGDITIVQSGRPTIRTWPYAYFELAERGDIVDSDTGRTRRFQGFLGSQATQLFEMTRRPQ; this comes from the coding sequence ATGAACGACGTGGATGTTCGCGGACCGCATGCGTGGATTCCGGTGGAGTCGGCGCGCGACGAACTGCTGGCCCGGTTTCTGGACCGCCTCTGGCGGCGCTACCGCGAGCGAGTCCCCTACGTTCGGATCTATGAGGAGCTGATTGCATCCCACGGCGGAACGTTCGTCAACGATCACATCGCGTTTCGCACGCTGGCGTGCCAGCAACCGTTCTGCGGGATACCGTCGCTGTCGCGATTGTTCGAGGCGTTCGGGTATGAGGCGGCCGGCTGCTACCAGTTTCCGGACAAGCACCTCTCGGCGATCCATCTGCAGCACCCGAACGGTCTGTTCCCGAAGCTGTTTATTTCCGAGTTGCAGATGGGGAAGCTGCCGGCGGAGATCCGAAGGCCACTCCGCAAGTCGCTGCAGACGCATCGCCCGGCTCTGAGCGACGAACTGCTCGACCGCGTCGCGACTCCGGACTCCCGCGATCTCGAACTGCTTCAGCTCTGCACAGACTGGATCGAAACCCTGCCGTGGGCTCCGCCTGAAGAATCGGATCTTCTGGCGGTCAACGCGGCCAGCCAGTACGGGGCTTGGGTGCTCGGTCACGGCTATAACGTGAACCACTTCACGGCCCTGATCAATTCGCAGAACTCCCCTGCCCTGGCGGACATCGAGCAGACGGTGCGAGCGCTGCAGCAGGCGGGGGTTCCGGTGAAATCGGAAATCGAGGGCGCCCCCCGCAGCAAGTTGCGGCAAACCGCAACATCGGCCGCGGCTGGAGACATTACGATTGTCCAGTCGGGACGCCCGACGATCCGCACGTGGCCTTATGCCTATTTCGAGCTCGCCGAACGGGGCGATATTGTCGATTCTGACACCGGCCGCACGAGGCGATTCCAAGGATTTCTGGGATCTCAGGCCACTCAACTCTTCGAAATGACGCGCAGACCGCAATAA
- a CDS encoding DUF420 domain-containing protein, translated as MAAPDWVLMLPAVNASLNGVAAVLLLVGYWLIKTGRRDAHKRAMLAAFGTSVVFLICYLVYHAALHHYTGESGKKFPGTGVVRTVYLAILLSHILLAFTLVFLPLMTIYRAWKQQWERHRKIARITFPIWVYVSVTGVIIYLMLYHWPQPAAAG; from the coding sequence ATGGCTGCGCCCGACTGGGTTCTGATGCTTCCGGCTGTGAACGCGAGCCTGAACGGCGTCGCGGCTGTTCTGCTGCTGGTCGGCTACTGGCTCATCAAGACCGGCCGTCGCGATGCTCACAAGAGGGCCATGCTGGCCGCCTTCGGGACGTCGGTGGTCTTCCTGATCTGTTATCTGGTCTACCACGCGGCACTGCATCACTACACGGGGGAGAGCGGCAAGAAGTTTCCGGGGACCGGCGTGGTCCGGACGGTCTATCTGGCGATTCTGCTCTCGCACATCCTCCTGGCGTTCACGCTGGTGTTTCTGCCGCTGATGACGATCTATCGCGCCTGGAAGCAGCAGTGGGAGCGTCACCGGAAAATTGCCCGCATCACTTTCCCGATCTGGGTTTACGTCTCCGTGACCGGAGTTATCATTTATCTGATGCTCTACCACTGGCCCCAGCCGGCGGCTGCCGGCTGA
- a CDS encoding class I SAM-dependent methyltransferase, giving the protein METIAGHLYDFPTYYDLIFGSDWKAEYKFLLACFERFSKRPVKRIFEPACGTGRLLVKLAEAGYEVAGNDLNEKAVAFCNKRFERKGLKPVAVVGDMADFKVKKKYDAAFNMINTFRHLPSEETAEAHLACVAEALAKGGVYLLGLHLTPVTVQQCTEECWSAGRGNLTVNSRLWSIGVDLQKREERIGMTYDVYTPTKQFRIEDETMFRTWTAEQMAHLLLREPRLELIEVYDFRYDIDAPVMINGDTEDVVYVLRKR; this is encoded by the coding sequence ATGGAAACCATTGCCGGACACCTCTACGACTTCCCGACCTACTACGACCTGATCTTCGGCTCCGACTGGAAAGCCGAGTACAAGTTCCTCCTGGCCTGCTTTGAGCGGTTTTCCAAACGTCCCGTCAAGCGGATCTTCGAGCCCGCCTGCGGCACCGGCCGGCTGCTCGTCAAGCTCGCCGAGGCCGGCTACGAAGTCGCGGGGAACGATCTCAACGAAAAAGCCGTCGCCTTCTGCAACAAGCGGTTCGAGCGCAAGGGCCTCAAGCCCGTCGCCGTCGTCGGAGATATGGCCGACTTCAAAGTGAAAAAGAAGTACGACGCCGCTTTCAACATGATCAACACGTTCCGGCACCTTCCCAGCGAGGAAACCGCCGAGGCCCACCTGGCCTGCGTCGCCGAAGCGCTGGCCAAAGGGGGCGTCTACCTCCTCGGGCTGCACCTCACTCCGGTCACCGTCCAGCAATGCACCGAAGAGTGCTGGTCCGCCGGCCGCGGCAACCTGACGGTCAACTCCCGCCTCTGGTCGATCGGCGTCGATCTCCAGAAACGTGAAGAGCGGATCGGCATGACCTACGACGTCTACACGCCGACAAAGCAGTTCCGCATCGAAGACGAGACCATGTTCCGCACCTGGACCGCAGAGCAGATGGCCCACCTCCTGCTCCGCGAACCCCGCCTCGAGCTGATCGAAGTCTACGACTTCCGCTACGATATCGACGCTCCCGTCATGATCAACGGCGACACCGAAGACGTCGTCTACGTGCTCCGGAAACGCTGA
- a CDS encoding DUF433 domain-containing protein, translated as MSATAWPFIEFDDRARPRLAGSRWHVLQLLREHVEFRWDAEQIARQHPDLTLPQIHAALVYYYDHREERDRLLADEEREFAELRVATASRELQARMSRFKSLC; from the coding sequence GTGTCTGCCACCGCCTGGCCGTTCATTGAGTTCGACGATCGCGCCCGACCGCGACTGGCGGGATCGCGCTGGCACGTGTTGCAACTCCTGCGCGAGCACGTCGAGTTTCGCTGGGACGCCGAGCAGATCGCCCGACAACACCCGGATCTGACGCTGCCGCAGATTCACGCGGCCCTGGTGTATTACTACGACCATCGCGAAGAGCGCGACCGGCTGCTGGCTGACGAAGAGCGGGAGTTCGCGGAGTTGCGTGTCGCGACGGCAAGCCGCGAACTTCAGGCGCGGATGAGCCGATTCAAGTCGCTCTGCTAA
- a CDS encoding TetR/AcrR family transcriptional regulator, with protein MASPDTRDKICEAAIRTASRDGLLAMTLDNVAKEAGVSKGGVMYHFPSKEELVRGTLEYFGAKVELMILQRIADDPEPRFRWVRSMLSCLFPDPESPPSDGEPFSPELLDGFMLAAVAAAVNSPGLIEPLRQMGLRLRQRLLSDPEDGLDQLLVWLAVDGLFLWQFVGLIRRDEALYAEIGAALRAKVAAIRDRVDLTRRSDSKELP; from the coding sequence ATGGCCTCCCCCGATACCCGCGACAAAATCTGTGAAGCCGCCATCCGGACCGCGAGCCGGGATGGACTGCTGGCGATGACGCTGGATAACGTTGCGAAAGAGGCGGGGGTCAGCAAAGGAGGGGTGATGTATCACTTCCCCTCCAAGGAAGAGCTGGTTCGCGGCACGCTCGAATACTTCGGGGCGAAGGTCGAGCTGATGATCCTGCAGCGGATTGCCGACGATCCCGAGCCGCGCTTCCGCTGGGTTCGCAGCATGCTGAGCTGCCTGTTCCCCGATCCGGAATCGCCCCCGTCGGACGGCGAACCATTCTCCCCCGAGCTGCTGGATGGCTTTATGCTGGCTGCCGTGGCGGCGGCTGTGAACAGTCCCGGTCTGATCGAGCCGTTGCGGCAGATGGGGCTGCGACTTCGACAACGGCTGCTGAGCGATCCAGAAGACGGGCTCGACCAGTTGCTCGTCTGGCTGGCGGTGGATGGGTTGTTTCTCTGGCAGTTTGTCGGTCTGATCCGGCGGGATGAGGCGCTGTATGCCGAGATCGGAGCGGCACTGCGGGCCAAAGTGGCTGCGATCCGCGACCGGGTGGATCTGACCCGGCGGAGCGACAGCAAGGAATTGCCATGA
- the devC gene encoding ABC transporter permease DevC, which yields MLSSAKVAWYQLSHQKMKLAVAAAGVVVAVMLMLVQLGIREGAMDNSVAIARRITADLVVVSPRTRTIFQSAQFPRRLLFRLPAHAGVAAVEEMYMGQARFRNPWEHREHPINVFGLDPLHPMLDLPGFAARADELQLPDRILFDGFSRTTYGPVVDHIREHGFLETEINFRRVKIIETINVGISITSDGNLYTSPANFLRLFPTRDPGAVDIGLVRLEPGVDSRRMRDALAPLLGKEAKIMTRAELVASEVQFLRESAPIDFIFGMGAAVGFFIGFVVVYQILYTEVTNHLPQFATMKAMGFTDGYLLQIVLSQAFILSILGYIPGFFLALVLYRVATVAIQMQFAMTVQRATMVFTLTLIMCGLSGLIAIRKAWTADPADVF from the coding sequence GTGCTGTCCAGCGCCAAAGTCGCCTGGTACCAACTGAGCCATCAGAAGATGAAGCTGGCGGTGGCGGCGGCGGGGGTCGTCGTCGCGGTGATGCTGATGCTCGTCCAACTTGGCATCCGCGAAGGAGCGATGGACAACAGCGTGGCGATCGCCCGGCGGATCACCGCGGATCTCGTCGTCGTCAGCCCGCGGACGCGGACGATCTTTCAGTCGGCTCAGTTTCCGCGGAGGCTGCTGTTTCGACTTCCCGCTCACGCGGGCGTGGCGGCTGTCGAAGAGATGTATATGGGGCAGGCCCGATTCCGCAATCCCTGGGAGCATCGCGAGCATCCGATCAACGTGTTCGGGCTCGACCCGCTCCATCCGATGCTCGACCTGCCCGGCTTCGCCGCCCGGGCCGACGAGCTGCAGCTTCCCGATCGGATTCTGTTCGACGGCTTCAGCCGGACGACGTACGGCCCGGTCGTCGACCACATCCGCGAACACGGATTTCTGGAGACGGAGATCAACTTCCGACGGGTGAAAATCATTGAAACGATCAACGTCGGAATCTCGATCACATCCGACGGCAATCTGTATACTTCACCCGCTAATTTTCTCCGTCTGTTTCCAACCCGCGACCCCGGCGCCGTCGACATCGGACTGGTCCGACTCGAACCGGGGGTCGACAGTCGGCGGATGCGCGACGCGCTGGCGCCGCTGCTGGGGAAGGAAGCGAAGATCATGACCCGCGCGGAGCTCGTCGCTTCCGAAGTCCAGTTCCTGCGGGAAAGCGCCCCGATCGACTTCATCTTTGGCATGGGAGCGGCGGTCGGATTCTTTATCGGCTTCGTCGTGGTCTATCAGATCCTCTATACCGAGGTGACGAACCATCTGCCGCAGTTCGCCACGATGAAGGCGATGGGGTTTACCGACGGCTATCTGCTCCAGATCGTCCTCAGCCAGGCGTTCATTCTGTCGATTCTGGGCTACATCCCCGGCTTCTTCCTGGCGCTGGTGCTGTATCGCGTGGCGACGGTGGCCATCCAGATGCAGTTCGCCATGACGGTCCAGCGCGCCACGATGGTCTTTACGTTGACGTTGATCATGTGCGGACTCTCGGGACTGATCGCGATTCGCAAGGCGTGGACCGCTGACCCGGCGGATGTCTTCTGA
- a CDS encoding ATP-binding cassette domain-containing protein, with amino-acid sequence METQAPPAAVSKSLGNSAIAARGLNFAFGEGELRKQILFDVSFDVAPGEVVLLTGPSGSGKTTLLTLIGGLRHVREGELTVLARALHHASAADLVQVRRQIGFIFQQHNLLPFLTARMNVELMFQLHPEVPQSEVRRRSEDLLTRVGLGDRLDYHPARLSGGQKQRVAIARALAAEPALILADEPTAALDSQSGRDVVDLLQELARSRGCPVLMVTHDNRVLDIADRIIHMEDGRVHSD; translated from the coding sequence ATGGAAACACAAGCACCTCCGGCCGCAGTGTCAAAGTCGCTGGGCAACTCCGCAATCGCCGCCCGCGGGCTGAACTTCGCATTTGGCGAAGGAGAGCTGCGGAAGCAGATTCTGTTCGATGTGTCGTTCGATGTTGCTCCGGGCGAGGTCGTGCTGCTGACCGGGCCGAGCGGCAGCGGCAAGACCACGCTGCTGACGCTGATCGGTGGACTGCGGCACGTGCGCGAAGGGGAACTGACGGTGCTGGCCCGCGCTCTGCACCATGCGAGCGCCGCCGACCTGGTGCAGGTCCGCCGGCAGATTGGATTCATTTTTCAGCAGCACAATCTGCTGCCGTTTCTGACGGCCCGGATGAATGTCGAGCTGATGTTTCAGCTCCACCCGGAAGTTCCTCAGAGCGAAGTTCGTCGCCGGTCGGAAGATCTGCTGACCCGCGTCGGGCTTGGCGACCGGCTCGACTATCACCCGGCGCGGTTGTCAGGCGGGCAGAAGCAGCGCGTGGCCATCGCCCGCGCGCTGGCGGCAGAACCGGCGCTAATTCTGGCGGATGAGCCGACCGCCGCACTCGACAGTCAATCGGGGCGCGACGTCGTGGACCTTTTGCAGGAACTGGCGCGCAGCCGGGGCTGCCCGGTGCTGATGGTCACGCACGACAATCGCGTGCTGGACATCGCCGACCGGATCATTCACATGGAAGACGGTCGCGTTCACTCGGACTGA
- a CDS encoding L-fuconate dehydratase, with amino-acid sequence MTTRITGLTAHDIRFPTSRMLDGSDAMNPDPDYSAAYVVLQTNDPQGVAGHGMTFTIGRGNELCVAAIEALQPLVVGLSIDEFAADPGAFWRHITGDSQLRWVGPEKGVIHLATAAVVNAVWDLYAKTAGKPLWRLFADMTPEELVGCVDFRYLTDALTRNEALDIVRKLQPTRAERIALLQDQGYPAYTTSAGWLGYSDDKLRQLCRDCLAQGWEVFKIKVGRDLEDDVRRCRIIREEIGWDRRLMMDANQVWDVGPAIEWMQRLAEFKPWFIEEPTNPDDVLGHAAIAKAVAPIQVATGEHCANRIMFKQFLQSGAIGVCQIDSCRLGGVNEVLAVMLLAAKFGVPVCPHAGGVGLCEYVQHLAMIDYICLSGSLENRLCEYAGHLHEHFYHPAIIRNGRYQPPTAPGYSIEMLPASIAEYTYPTGPAWR; translated from the coding sequence ATGACCACGCGTATCACCGGATTGACAGCCCACGACATTCGCTTTCCCACTTCACGGATGCTCGATGGCTCCGACGCCATGAATCCCGATCCGGATTACTCCGCGGCGTATGTCGTCCTGCAGACGAACGATCCGCAGGGAGTCGCCGGGCACGGAATGACCTTCACGATCGGCCGGGGGAACGAGCTATGCGTCGCGGCGATCGAAGCGTTGCAACCGCTCGTCGTCGGCCTGAGCATCGACGAGTTCGCGGCCGATCCGGGGGCGTTCTGGCGACACATCACCGGCGACAGTCAGCTCCGCTGGGTCGGACCGGAGAAGGGGGTGATTCACCTCGCCACCGCCGCGGTGGTCAACGCAGTCTGGGACCTCTATGCCAAGACGGCTGGAAAACCGCTCTGGCGGTTGTTTGCCGACATGACGCCTGAGGAACTGGTCGGCTGCGTCGACTTCCGCTACTTGACGGATGCTCTGACGCGGAACGAGGCGCTCGACATCGTCCGTAAGCTGCAGCCGACACGAGCAGAGCGGATCGCGCTGCTGCAGGACCAGGGCTATCCGGCCTACACGACTTCGGCGGGCTGGCTGGGATATTCCGACGACAAGCTGCGGCAGCTCTGCCGGGATTGCCTGGCGCAGGGCTGGGAGGTCTTCAAGATCAAGGTGGGGCGTGACCTGGAGGACGATGTCCGCCGGTGCCGGATCATCCGCGAAGAGATCGGCTGGGACCGCCGGCTGATGATGGACGCCAACCAGGTGTGGGACGTCGGCCCGGCGATCGAATGGATGCAGCGCCTCGCCGAGTTCAAGCCGTGGTTTATCGAGGAACCGACCAATCCGGACGACGTGCTGGGACACGCGGCGATTGCGAAGGCGGTGGCGCCGATCCAGGTCGCAACGGGAGAGCACTGTGCGAACCGGATCATGTTCAAACAGTTTCTGCAGTCGGGCGCGATCGGCGTGTGCCAGATCGACAGTTGCCGGCTGGGGGGCGTCAACGAGGTGCTGGCGGTGATGCTGCTGGCGGCCAAATTCGGCGTGCCCGTCTGTCCGCACGCGGGGGGGGTGGGACTGTGCGAGTACGTGCAGCACCTGGCGATGATTGACTACATCTGCCTGAGCGGCTCGCTGGAGAACCGGCTGTGCGAGTACGCCGGGCACCTGCACGAGCACTTCTATCACCCGGCGATCATCCGGAACGGCCGGTATCAGCCGCCGACGGCGCCGGGGTACAGTATTGAGATGTTGCCCGCATCCATTGCGGAGTACACTTACCCGACCGGTCCGGCCTGGAGGTAG
- a CDS encoding carbamoyltransferase, translating into MSAILGISAFYHDAAAALVVDGEIVAAAQEERFTRKKHDPSFPAHAIEYCLQAGGLTADKLDYVAYYEKPLLKFDRLLETQLAAAPRGFRVFLQALPVWLKDKLFLQRELRSGPLKDYRRRFVFVEHHESHAASAFYPSPFDEAAILTIDGVGEWATASCGVGRGERIELQQELRYPHSLGLLYSAFTYFCGFRVNSGEYKLMGLAPYGKPIYAATIREKLLDLKEDGSFRLDLSYFDYWHGLRMTSRKFEQLFGGPPRPPESPLTQRECDLAASIQDVTEEIVLRMARQLQARTGMRHICLAGGVALNCVANGRLSREGPFERIWIQPAAGDAGGALGAAQFVNHQLLGETRKVRPEDSQQGSLLGPAFVEDEIRALLNRERATYHELSDDELCERVAGLLADEQVVGWCQGRMEFGPRALGSRSILGDPRSPKLQSVMNLKIKFRESFRPFAPAILEDAAADYFDARPQDLGPYMMTVVKVRPEHWRATPAGMLSEGLAAVHTPRSDVPAITHMDHSARVQTVDEQRHGRFWRLLDQFRNQTGCPVVINTSFNVRGEPIVCTPEDAWRCFAATNIDALVLERFLILRSEQQHIPQQVADGSVRQFAPD; encoded by the coding sequence ATGTCAGCAATTCTCGGAATTTCCGCGTTCTATCACGACGCTGCGGCCGCGCTGGTCGTGGATGGCGAGATCGTCGCCGCGGCGCAGGAAGAGCGGTTTACGCGGAAGAAGCACGATCCGTCGTTTCCGGCTCACGCGATCGAATACTGCCTGCAGGCGGGGGGGCTGACGGCCGACAAACTCGACTACGTCGCCTATTACGAAAAGCCGCTGCTCAAGTTCGACCGGCTGCTGGAGACGCAGCTCGCGGCCGCCCCGCGCGGTTTTCGCGTTTTTCTGCAGGCACTGCCGGTCTGGCTGAAGGACAAGCTCTTTCTGCAGCGCGAGCTGCGGTCAGGGCCGCTCAAGGATTACCGCCGGCGATTCGTGTTCGTCGAGCATCACGAGTCGCACGCAGCCAGCGCGTTCTATCCTTCGCCATTCGACGAGGCGGCGATTCTGACGATCGACGGCGTGGGCGAATGGGCGACGGCGAGTTGCGGCGTCGGGCGCGGCGAGCGGATCGAACTGCAGCAAGAGCTGCGCTATCCCCATTCGCTGGGACTGTTGTACTCGGCCTTCACCTACTTCTGCGGCTTCCGCGTGAATTCGGGCGAATACAAGCTGATGGGCCTGGCCCCCTACGGAAAGCCCATCTACGCCGCAACGATCCGCGAGAAATTACTGGATCTGAAGGAAGACGGCTCATTCCGGCTCGACCTGTCGTACTTCGACTACTGGCACGGATTGCGGATGACGAGCCGGAAGTTCGAGCAGCTCTTCGGCGGTCCGCCCCGGCCTCCCGAGTCGCCGCTGACGCAGCGGGAATGTGATCTGGCGGCGTCGATTCAGGACGTGACCGAGGAAATCGTGCTGCGGATGGCCCGGCAGCTTCAGGCGCGGACTGGAATGCGACACATCTGCCTGGCGGGCGGGGTCGCGCTGAACTGCGTGGCGAATGGCCGACTGTCGCGCGAGGGTCCCTTCGAGCGGATCTGGATCCAGCCCGCGGCGGGCGATGCCGGGGGCGCCCTCGGTGCGGCGCAGTTCGTCAACCATCAGTTGCTGGGGGAAACCCGGAAGGTCCGCCCGGAGGATTCTCAGCAGGGATCGCTGCTGGGGCCGGCGTTTGTCGAGGACGAGATTCGGGCCCTGCTCAATCGCGAGAGAGCAACCTATCACGAATTGAGCGACGACGAGCTTTGCGAGCGCGTCGCCGGGCTGCTGGCGGATGAGCAGGTGGTGGGGTGGTGCCAGGGGCGGATGGAGTTCGGGCCGCGGGCGCTCGGTTCCCGCAGCATCCTGGGCGATCCCCGCAGCCCGAAGCTGCAATCGGTGATGAATCTGAAGATCAAATTCCGCGAGTCATTCCGCCCATTCGCCCCGGCGATCCTGGAAGACGCCGCGGCAGACTACTTCGACGCTCGGCCGCAGGATCTCGGGCCGTACATGATGACCGTTGTGAAGGTCCGGCCCGAGCATTGGCGGGCGACGCCGGCGGGGATGCTTAGCGAAGGGCTGGCGGCGGTGCATACGCCGCGGTCGGATGTTCCCGCGATCACGCACATGGATCATTCGGCCCGCGTGCAGACGGTGGACGAGCAGCGTCACGGGCGGTTCTGGCGGCTGCTCGACCAGTTTCGCAATCAGACGGGCTGCCCGGTGGTGATCAACACCAGCTTCAACGTCCGCGGGGAACCGATCGTCTGCACGCCGGAAGACGCCTGGCGGTGTTTCGCGGCGACGAATATCGATGCGCTGGTCCTGGAACGCTTTCTGATCCTGCGCAGCGAGCAGCAGCACATCCCGCAGCAGGTCGCGGACGGTTCGGTGCGGCAGTTTGCGCCGGACTGA